From Schaalia sp. ZJ405, one genomic window encodes:
- a CDS encoding SDR family NAD(P)-dependent oxidoreductase, protein MTHAPLLRGLFLSGLGRPVIVRPTTGTPALTLPEDLTTASPADIEGVEFPAIVAVGNETYEVSLTTRGEREISGRIAVVTGGAQGFGAEIAKGLVDQGCFVYIADLNAEGAIAKSKELGSDITHPITVNVSDEDSVAAMAEEIERVTGGLDLVVSNAGIVRAGSVLEQDAAMFKLSTDINYVAFFLVTKHLGKLLARQHETSGAWLTDIIQINSKSGLVGSNKNGAYAGSKFGGVGLVQSFALELIEHGIKVNAICPGNFYDGPLWSDPEKGLFVQYLNSGKVPGATTVAEVKAAYEAKSPIHRGANGLDVLRALYYVVEQAYETGQAVPVTGGQVMLS, encoded by the coding sequence ATGACACACGCACCGTTGCTTCGGGGACTGTTCCTGAGCGGGCTGGGACGCCCCGTCATCGTTCGTCCCACGACGGGCACCCCGGCACTGACGCTTCCTGAGGACCTGACAACTGCATCACCTGCGGATATCGAAGGCGTTGAATTTCCCGCCATCGTTGCCGTGGGAAACGAAACCTACGAGGTGTCCTTGACGACACGTGGGGAACGCGAAATCTCCGGACGCATCGCTGTTGTCACCGGCGGGGCTCAGGGGTTCGGCGCAGAAATCGCCAAAGGTCTTGTTGACCAAGGGTGCTTCGTGTACATCGCTGACCTCAACGCCGAAGGGGCGATCGCGAAGTCAAAGGAACTTGGATCCGACATTACCCATCCGATCACCGTCAACGTCTCCGATGAGGACTCGGTTGCAGCGATGGCCGAGGAAATCGAACGCGTGACCGGCGGACTTGACCTGGTTGTCTCAAACGCCGGAATCGTCCGCGCTGGGTCGGTACTTGAACAAGACGCTGCAATGTTCAAGCTGTCCACGGACATTAACTACGTGGCTTTCTTCCTGGTAACAAAGCACCTCGGGAAGCTTCTTGCACGCCAGCACGAGACCAGTGGTGCATGGCTAACCGACATTATCCAGATCAATTCCAAGTCCGGACTGGTTGGCTCGAATAAGAACGGTGCCTACGCCGGCTCGAAGTTCGGCGGTGTTGGTCTCGTGCAATCTTTCGCCCTTGAGCTGATTGAGCACGGGATCAAAGTCAACGCCATCTGCCCGGGAAACTTCTACGACGGGCCGCTGTGGTCCGACCCTGAGAAAGGGCTGTTCGTGCAGTACCTCAACTCCGGGAAAGTCCCCGGAGCAACAACCGTTGCCGAGGTCAAGGCCGCCTATGAGGCGAAGTCGCCGATCCACCGTGGAGCCAATGGGCTGGATGTTCTCCGTGCCCTCTACTACGTCGTTGAGCAGGCATACGAGACCGGTCAGGCGGTGCCCGTCACGGGTGGTCAGGTCATGCTGTCCTGA
- a CDS encoding alpha-ketoacid dehydrogenase subunit alpha/beta yields the protein MTKSLIIDPAQVRAPGRVEFPEVPINQYSFNLDTELGRYGKDGMVNMLHDMIVVRTFESMLDSIKKTGAWEGIEYNHRGPAHLGVGQESAYVGQAAVLSPDDQVFGSHRSHGEILAKCYSAMRQISAEDLETIMKGFLDGETLSYAEKIGYDGTLDLTENFILFGALAEIFARKSGFNRGLGGSMHTFFLPFGSFPNNAIVGGSAPIANGAALFKRINRKPGIVVSNVGDAALACGPVWEAMNFAGMDQFRTLWREEDGGNPPILFNFFNNFYGMGGQTYGETMGYDVLARVGAAINPEAMHAERVDGINPLAVADAVSRKKKILEEGRGPVLMDTITYRFSGHSPSDASSYRTKDEVDLWEGVDCIKVYSDLLIENGLTTQTDIDNYTAGLTEKLTKVLRLAIDEDETPRVADGYIDTVMFSNTPTDKMDEGEAEIDLEDNPRVKAIAKKVRSSVDENGKPVSKMRMYQFRDGLFEAMLHRFKEDPTMAAWGEENRDWGGAFAVYRGLTEALPYRRLFNSPIAEASIVGAGVGYAMAGGRAVVELMYCDFLGRSGDEVFNQMAKWQSMSAGLLKMPLVLRVSVGNKYGAQHSQDWTALTAHIPGLKVYFPTTPTDAKGMLNLALHGTDPVVFFESQLLYDKGEDFEPGGVPEGYYETPEGEPAIRREGSDITIAGYGATIYRALEAADVLQEKYGMSAEVIDLRFIAPLNYDKLIESVKKTGRLLLTSDAVERGSFLNTVAANVQTLAFDALDAPIAVVGSRNGITPGPELESYFFPQVDWIIDAIHERIVPLPGHTPSSNQTEAELARRHRLGL from the coding sequence ATGACGAAGTCACTGATTATTGATCCCGCCCAGGTGCGAGCCCCCGGGCGCGTCGAATTCCCCGAAGTTCCGATCAACCAATATTCCTTCAACCTGGATACTGAGCTGGGTCGCTACGGCAAAGACGGCATGGTGAACATGCTCCACGACATGATTGTCGTGCGGACTTTTGAGTCGATGCTTGACTCGATTAAGAAGACCGGTGCGTGGGAAGGCATCGAATACAACCACCGTGGCCCCGCCCACCTGGGTGTTGGCCAGGAATCGGCCTACGTCGGTCAGGCCGCGGTCCTTAGCCCAGACGACCAGGTCTTTGGTTCGCACCGTTCGCACGGTGAAATCCTCGCCAAGTGCTACTCCGCGATGCGTCAGATTTCCGCCGAGGACCTCGAAACGATTATGAAGGGCTTCCTTGACGGAGAAACCCTGTCCTACGCTGAAAAGATCGGCTACGACGGGACGCTGGACCTCACCGAGAACTTCATTCTTTTCGGCGCTCTCGCTGAGATCTTCGCCCGTAAGTCCGGGTTCAACCGCGGCCTCGGTGGCTCAATGCACACCTTCTTCCTGCCTTTCGGTTCCTTCCCGAACAACGCCATCGTCGGTGGCTCAGCCCCGATCGCCAACGGTGCCGCGCTGTTCAAGCGGATCAACCGCAAGCCCGGCATCGTCGTTTCCAACGTCGGTGATGCCGCCCTCGCCTGTGGCCCCGTGTGGGAGGCCATGAACTTCGCTGGCATGGATCAGTTCCGGACCCTGTGGCGCGAGGAAGACGGTGGCAACCCGCCGATCCTGTTTAACTTCTTCAACAACTTCTACGGAATGGGTGGACAGACCTACGGCGAGACAATGGGCTACGACGTCCTCGCTCGCGTGGGTGCGGCCATCAACCCCGAAGCCATGCACGCCGAACGTGTCGACGGCATCAACCCGCTTGCCGTTGCCGACGCAGTGTCGCGCAAGAAGAAGATCCTCGAAGAGGGACGCGGCCCGGTCCTCATGGACACGATCACGTACCGTTTCTCGGGTCACTCCCCGTCGGACGCGTCCTCGTACCGCACGAAGGACGAGGTCGACCTGTGGGAAGGCGTCGACTGCATCAAGGTCTACTCCGATCTGCTCATCGAGAACGGCCTGACCACGCAGACCGACATCGACAACTACACGGCGGGACTCACCGAGAAGCTGACGAAGGTTCTGCGCCTGGCCATTGACGAGGACGAGACACCCCGCGTTGCCGACGGTTACATCGACACCGTGATGTTCTCCAACACCCCGACCGACAAGATGGACGAGGGCGAAGCGGAGATCGACCTCGAGGATAATCCGCGTGTCAAGGCCATTGCCAAAAAGGTCCGCAGCTCTGTGGATGAGAACGGCAAGCCCGTGTCGAAGATGCGCATGTACCAGTTCCGTGATGGCCTTTTCGAGGCGATGCTCCACCGCTTTAAGGAAGACCCGACGATGGCTGCATGGGGCGAGGAAAACCGCGACTGGGGTGGCGCCTTTGCCGTCTACCGTGGTCTCACCGAGGCCCTCCCGTACCGTCGTCTCTTCAACTCTCCGATTGCCGAGGCGTCGATCGTTGGCGCGGGTGTTGGTTACGCAATGGCCGGTGGTCGTGCGGTTGTTGAACTCATGTACTGTGACTTCCTCGGACGCTCCGGTGATGAAGTTTTCAACCAGATGGCGAAGTGGCAGTCGATGTCCGCTGGCCTGCTGAAGATGCCGCTCGTCCTGCGTGTTTCCGTGGGCAACAAGTACGGCGCCCAGCACTCCCAGGATTGGACGGCGCTTACCGCTCACATCCCCGGCCTCAAGGTGTACTTCCCGACCACGCCGACCGATGCGAAGGGCATGCTCAACCTCGCCCTGCACGGCACTGACCCGGTGGTCTTCTTCGAGTCGCAGTTGCTTTACGACAAGGGTGAAGATTTCGAGCCCGGAGGCGTTCCCGAAGGCTACTACGAGACCCCCGAGGGTGAGCCCGCGATCCGACGCGAAGGCAGCGACATCACGATTGCCGGCTACGGTGCAACGATCTACCGCGCACTTGAAGCGGCCGATGTTCTCCAGGAGAAGTACGGTATGAGCGCCGAGGTCATTGACCTGCGTTTCATCGCCCCGTTGAACTACGACAAGCTCATTGAGTCCGTGAAGAAGACGGGCCGCCTGCTGCTGACCTCGGATGCGGTCGAGCGCGGCTCCTTCCTCAACACGGTTGCCGCAAACGTTCAGACCCTCGCTTTCGACGCCCTTGATGCGCCGATCGCGGTTGTCGGATCTCGCAACGGCATCACCCCCGGACCCGAGTTGGAGTCGTACTTCTTCCCGCAGGTCGACTGGATCATCGACGCGATCCACGAGCGCATTGTTCCGCTCCCAGGACACACGCCGTCGTCGAACCAGACCGAAGCTGAGCTCGCTCGGCGTCACCGTCTCGGACTCTGA
- a CDS encoding alcohol dehydrogenase catalytic domain-containing protein encodes MSEIPSTQYAIQIVGAEEFRVNTEKEVHKVGPHQMMLEVEACGICFSDTKLLHQFSTHPRKSEVVSGVDANALKDIPSYCPGDQPTVPGHEPVARVIEVGDQVTHFSVGDRVLVQADWKHLRTAKSNGAFGYNFEGALQEYVVVDERCVVSPSGEEFLIHVSDGPSAAAVGLIEPWATVEGSYAWKERNHLADGGRLLVVGDGDVDALTQAHAPAEIVRIGAGEVSTVEGQEFDDIIYFGSDAETIEKIAVLIGTRGVLCVVLGGGTIERKVSLDIGRVHYDFTRFCGTTGNDPAEGYAWIPSNGDLREGDKIGIIGAAGPMGQMHTMRAVTSGVKGISVVGTDLSDERLAGLKSVVGPVAQKNGVPLDIVNTTTTPLEPGYTHITVLVPVPALVSQAVDLAAEDSILNAFAGIPAGTFGDFDLQGIIERRIFMLGTSGSDVSDMRTVLHKIEEGIIDTTISLFAITGMAGFGDAINAVINRTSGGKIMVFPKLHSLGLTPLSELAEKLPEVAAKLDDDGLWTKEAEEALMASGL; translated from the coding sequence ATGAGTGAGATTCCCTCCACCCAGTACGCCATCCAAATCGTCGGCGCGGAAGAATTCCGCGTCAATACAGAAAAAGAAGTCCATAAGGTCGGTCCCCACCAGATGATGCTCGAGGTCGAGGCCTGTGGGATCTGTTTCTCCGATACGAAGCTGCTCCACCAGTTCTCCACCCACCCGCGTAAATCCGAGGTTGTCTCCGGCGTCGACGCGAACGCGCTCAAGGACATCCCCTCATACTGCCCCGGCGATCAGCCCACCGTCCCCGGACACGAACCCGTTGCCCGCGTCATCGAAGTTGGCGATCAGGTCACGCATTTCTCAGTGGGTGACCGCGTCCTCGTTCAGGCCGACTGGAAGCACCTGCGCACCGCGAAATCCAACGGGGCTTTCGGTTACAACTTCGAGGGTGCATTGCAGGAATACGTCGTCGTTGATGAACGCTGCGTTGTGTCACCCTCGGGTGAAGAGTTCCTCATCCACGTTTCCGATGGTCCATCAGCGGCTGCCGTTGGCCTCATTGAGCCCTGGGCAACGGTTGAAGGATCCTACGCCTGGAAGGAACGCAACCACCTCGCCGATGGGGGACGGCTCCTCGTGGTCGGCGACGGAGACGTTGACGCCCTCACCCAGGCGCATGCTCCCGCCGAGATCGTCCGCATCGGAGCTGGCGAGGTTTCCACGGTTGAGGGTCAGGAATTCGACGACATCATCTACTTTGGATCCGACGCCGAAACAATTGAAAAAATCGCCGTTCTCATTGGCACGCGCGGGGTCCTGTGCGTTGTCCTAGGAGGGGGCACGATCGAGCGCAAGGTGTCGCTCGACATTGGCCGCGTGCACTACGACTTCACGCGTTTTTGCGGCACCACTGGAAACGACCCAGCCGAGGGGTACGCGTGGATTCCCTCGAACGGTGACCTGCGTGAAGGCGACAAGATCGGCATCATCGGTGCTGCCGGCCCAATGGGGCAGATGCACACGATGCGCGCCGTGACCTCCGGTGTCAAGGGCATTTCCGTTGTCGGCACAGACCTGTCGGATGAACGACTTGCTGGCCTTAAATCCGTTGTCGGCCCGGTCGCTCAGAAGAACGGTGTCCCGCTCGACATCGTCAACACCACAACCACGCCGCTTGAGCCCGGGTACACGCACATCACCGTGCTCGTTCCTGTTCCGGCGCTGGTGTCGCAAGCCGTTGACTTGGCTGCCGAGGATTCAATCCTCAATGCCTTTGCCGGAATCCCCGCAGGAACATTCGGTGACTTCGATCTCCAAGGCATCATCGAGCGCCGCATCTTCATGCTCGGTACCTCCGGTTCCGATGTCTCCGACATGCGCACGGTCCTGCACAAGATCGAAGAGGGAATCATCGACACGACGATCTCTCTCTTTGCGATCACCGGTATGGCAGGATTTGGCGATGCCATCAACGCAGTGATCAACCGGACTTCCGGCGGCAAGATCATGGTCTTCCCGAAGCTTCACTCACTCGGACTGACCCCGCTGTCGGAACTGGCTGAGAAACTGCCTGAGGTCGCTGCGAAACTCGATGACGACGGACTGTGGACGAAGGAAGCCGAAGAAGCTCTCATGGCTTCAGGCCTGTGA
- a CDS encoding PHP domain-containing protein has product MDATNDVTLSQEQRLAALRTQAAQENFPQWVPESNNHIHTCYSFSPYTPTAAALNARRAGLRVVGSVDHDSIAAAPEMSEATKILGMGSVTGFEIRAVFDPQGPLNNRKLNNPDSQGIAYMTVQGVPHQNREKVAQWLAPKRAARLERTLKMAAAANDILTGLGLDPFDPQRDMVDISQYANGGGITERHLLAAMATALITGFGHGQPLVDGLTSMGVNIPAKLVDVLGDENNPHLMYDLLGVLKSEYLERIYIQPTDELPTTEDVVAFADSVGAIATYAYLGDVSASPTGDKKAEKFEDEFLDELFEAMEAKSLRAVTYMPPRNTAEQLERIHTLATKHGMLEISGVDINQPRQSFNCPELRRPEFADLNEATWAMVAHEALSTVDPELHILGEGRLTPQRLAQRIAEYAPLGRAIADGEDPAEVAQRATRA; this is encoded by the coding sequence ATGGATGCCACAAACGATGTGACTCTCAGCCAGGAGCAGCGCCTCGCTGCGCTGCGCACCCAAGCCGCTCAGGAGAATTTCCCCCAGTGGGTTCCCGAATCGAATAACCACATTCACACGTGCTACTCCTTCAGCCCGTACACCCCAACCGCCGCCGCCTTGAATGCGCGCCGCGCCGGGTTGCGAGTCGTTGGATCCGTTGATCATGATTCGATCGCCGCGGCTCCCGAGATGAGCGAAGCAACGAAAATCCTCGGCATGGGGTCTGTGACCGGTTTCGAGATCCGCGCAGTTTTTGACCCCCAGGGGCCACTCAACAACCGCAAACTCAATAACCCAGACTCTCAGGGCATCGCCTACATGACGGTTCAGGGCGTGCCTCATCAGAACCGGGAGAAAGTTGCCCAGTGGTTGGCTCCCAAACGGGCGGCGCGTTTGGAACGCACACTGAAGATGGCCGCTGCGGCAAACGACATCCTCACAGGCCTGGGGCTCGATCCCTTTGATCCACAGCGCGACATGGTGGATATCTCGCAATACGCGAACGGAGGCGGAATCACCGAGCGTCACCTCCTGGCAGCGATGGCGACGGCGCTGATCACAGGCTTTGGTCACGGGCAGCCCCTCGTTGACGGACTGACATCAATGGGCGTGAACATCCCCGCGAAACTTGTTGACGTCCTCGGAGACGAAAACAACCCGCACCTGATGTACGACCTGCTCGGCGTGCTCAAATCCGAGTACCTTGAGCGCATCTACATTCAACCCACAGATGAGCTGCCCACCACCGAGGACGTCGTTGCCTTCGCCGACTCGGTGGGTGCCATCGCGACCTACGCCTACCTCGGTGATGTGTCTGCCTCGCCGACAGGGGACAAGAAAGCAGAAAAATTCGAGGATGAATTCCTTGATGAACTTTTCGAGGCGATGGAGGCTAAAAGCCTGCGCGCTGTGACGTATATGCCGCCGCGAAACACAGCTGAACAGCTTGAACGCATTCATACGCTGGCCACGAAACACGGCATGCTTGAAATCTCCGGTGTTGACATTAACCAACCTCGTCAATCCTTCAACTGTCCGGAGCTGCGTCGTCCCGAATTCGCCGACCTCAACGAGGCGACGTGGGCAATGGTTGCTCACGAGGCACTGTCCACCGTCGACCCCGAACTCCATATTCTCGGCGAGGGTCGCCTCACCCCTCAGCGGCTCGCCCAAAGGATTGCCGAGTATGCCCCGCTTGGTCGTGCCATCGCAGATGGGGAAGACCCGGCGGAGGTCGCTCAGAGGGCGACGCGGGCCTGA